A part of Toxotes jaculatrix isolate fToxJac2 chromosome 24, fToxJac2.pri, whole genome shotgun sequence genomic DNA contains:
- the LOC121177885 gene encoding radixin-like isoform X2, which translates to MPKPINVRVTTMDAELEFAIQPNTTGKQLFDQVVKTVGLREVWFFGLQYVDSKGYITWLKLNKKVTQQDVKKENPLQFKFRAKFFPEDVSEELIQEITQRLFFLQVKEAILNDENYCPPETAVLLASYSVQAKYGDYNKDVHKPGYLTHDRLLPQRVLEQHKLTKEQWEDRIQTWHEEHRGMLREDSMMEYLKIAQDLEMYGVNYFEIKNKKGTQLWLGVDALGLNIYEHEDKLTPKIGFPWSEIRNISFNDKKFVIKPIDKKAPDFVFYAPRLRINKRILALCMGNHELYMRRRKPDTIEVQQMKAQAREEKHHKQMERAQLENEKKKREHAEKEKERIEREKEELMERLRQIEEQTMRAQKELEEQTRRAMELEQERKRAREEAERLERERQMAEEAKAELAKQAEDQQKNQEQLAAELAEFTAKITLLEDAKKKKEDEATEWQHKALSAQEDLEKTKEELKTAMTVVPAPPGGHAESEHDEQDENHAEASAELSNEGVSQLDLRSEEARITEAQKNERVKQQLQTLSSELAEARDETKKTQNDVLHAENVKAGRDKYKTLRQIRQGNTKQRIDEFESM; encoded by the exons ATCAACGTCCGTGTCACCACCATGGATGCAGAGCTGGAATTTGCCATCCAGCCTAATACCACAGGAAAACAGCTCTTCGACCAG gTGGTGAAGACAGTGGGCCTGAGGGAAGTCTGGTTCTTTGGCCTACAGTATGTGGACAGTAAAGGCTATATCACCTGGCTCAAACTCAATAAGAAG GTGACCCAGCAGGATGTGAAGAAAGAGAACCCTCTGCAGTTTAAGTTCAGAGCCAAATTCTTCCCCGAGGATGTCTCAGAGGAGCTAATCCAGGAGATCACCCAGAGACTCTTCTTCCTCCAG GTGAAGGAGGCCATCCTGAACGATGAGAACTACTGTCCCCCAGAGACAGCTGTGTTACTGGCGTCATACTCAGTCCAGGCCAAGTATGGAGACTACAACAAAGATGTCCACAAGCCTGGCTACCTTACCCATGACAGACTGCTGCCTCAGAG agtCCTGGAGCAGCACAAGCTGACCAAGGAGCAGTGGGAGGACAGGATACAGACTTGGCATGAAGAACATAGAGGAATGCTCAG AGAGGACTCGATGATGGAGTATCTAAAAATCGCCCAGGATCTGGAGATGTACGGCGTCAACTACTTTGAGATCAAAAACAAGAAGGGCACACAGCTGTGGCTGGGTGTGGACGCCCTAGGCCTCAACATCTACGAACACGAAGACAA gttGACACCAAAGATCGGCTTCCCCTGGAGTGAGATTCGAAATATATCTTTCAATGACAAGAAGTTCGTCATCAAACCTATCGACAAGAAAGCACCT gactttgtgttttatgcccCACGGCTGCGCATCAACAAGCGTATCCTGGCGTTGTGTATGGGTAACCACGAGTTGTACATGAGGAGGAGAAAGCCTGACACTATTGAGGTGCAGCAGATGAAGGCTCAGGCCCGGGAGGAGAAGCACCACAAACAGATGGAGAG GGCCCAGCTggagaatgagaaaaagaagCGAGAGCacgcagagaaagagaaggaaaggataGAGCGCGAGAAAGAAGAGCTCATGGAGAGGCTAAGGCAGATTGAAGAGCAGACGATGAGAGCTCAGAAAG AGCTGGAAGAACAGACTCGCCGGGCAatggagctggagcaggagagaaagagagcgagggaggaggcggagaggctggagagagagaggcaaatgGCTGAGGAGGCCAAGGCAGAGCTGGCTAAACAGGCCGAAGACCAGCAGAAGAACCAGGAgcaactg GCTGCAGAGCTGGCTGAGTTCACAGCTAAGATCACTCTCCTGGAAGacgccaagaagaagaaggaagatgAGGCCACAGAATGGCAGCACAAG GCTCTGTCAGCCCAGGAGGACTTGGAGAAGACCAAGGAGGAGCTGAAGACCGCCATGACAGTGGTGCCGGCACCTCCGGGCGGCCACGCTGAGAGCGAGCACGATGAGCAGGATGAGAACCACGCAGAGGCCAGCGCCGAGCTGTCCAACGAGGGCGTCAGCCAGCTAGACCTCCGCAGCGAAGAGGCGCGCATCACTGAAGCCCAAAAGAATGAGAGGGTCAAGCAACAGCTGCAG ACATTAAGTTCAGAGTTGGCCGAGGCCAGAGACGAGACCAAGAAGACACAGAACGATGTGCTACACGCCGAGAATGTGAAAGCAGGCCGAGACAAATACAAAACGCTGCGCCAGATTCGACAGGGCAACACGAAGCAGCGCATCGATGAATTTGAGTCCATGTGA
- the LOC121177885 gene encoding radixin-like isoform X1, protein MPKPINVRVTTMDAELEFAIQPNTTGKQLFDQVVKTVGLREVWFFGLQYVDSKGYITWLKLNKKVTQQDVKKENPLQFKFRAKFFPEDVSEELIQEITQRLFFLQVKEAILNDENYCPPETAVLLASYSVQAKYGDYNKDVHKPGYLTHDRLLPQRVLEQHKLTKEQWEDRIQTWHEEHRGMLREDSMMEYLKIAQDLEMYGVNYFEIKNKKGTQLWLGVDALGLNIYEHEDKLTPKIGFPWSEIRNISFNDKKFVIKPIDKKAPDFVFYAPRLRINKRILALCMGNHELYMRRRKPDTIEVQQMKAQAREEKHHKQMERAQLENEKKKREHAEKEKERIEREKEELMERLRQIEEQTMRAQKELEEQTRRAMELEQERKRAREEAERLERERQMAEEAKAELAKQAEDQQKNQEQLAAELAEFTAKITLLEDAKKKKEDEATEWQHKVRHRRACASYYGVCVFVLHCPFACPLLQALSAQEDLEKTKEELKTAMTVVPAPPGGHAESEHDEQDENHAEASAELSNEGVSQLDLRSEEARITEAQKNERVKQQLQTLSSELAEARDETKKTQNDVLHAENVKAGRDKYKTLRQIRQGNTKQRIDEFESM, encoded by the exons ATCAACGTCCGTGTCACCACCATGGATGCAGAGCTGGAATTTGCCATCCAGCCTAATACCACAGGAAAACAGCTCTTCGACCAG gTGGTGAAGACAGTGGGCCTGAGGGAAGTCTGGTTCTTTGGCCTACAGTATGTGGACAGTAAAGGCTATATCACCTGGCTCAAACTCAATAAGAAG GTGACCCAGCAGGATGTGAAGAAAGAGAACCCTCTGCAGTTTAAGTTCAGAGCCAAATTCTTCCCCGAGGATGTCTCAGAGGAGCTAATCCAGGAGATCACCCAGAGACTCTTCTTCCTCCAG GTGAAGGAGGCCATCCTGAACGATGAGAACTACTGTCCCCCAGAGACAGCTGTGTTACTGGCGTCATACTCAGTCCAGGCCAAGTATGGAGACTACAACAAAGATGTCCACAAGCCTGGCTACCTTACCCATGACAGACTGCTGCCTCAGAG agtCCTGGAGCAGCACAAGCTGACCAAGGAGCAGTGGGAGGACAGGATACAGACTTGGCATGAAGAACATAGAGGAATGCTCAG AGAGGACTCGATGATGGAGTATCTAAAAATCGCCCAGGATCTGGAGATGTACGGCGTCAACTACTTTGAGATCAAAAACAAGAAGGGCACACAGCTGTGGCTGGGTGTGGACGCCCTAGGCCTCAACATCTACGAACACGAAGACAA gttGACACCAAAGATCGGCTTCCCCTGGAGTGAGATTCGAAATATATCTTTCAATGACAAGAAGTTCGTCATCAAACCTATCGACAAGAAAGCACCT gactttgtgttttatgcccCACGGCTGCGCATCAACAAGCGTATCCTGGCGTTGTGTATGGGTAACCACGAGTTGTACATGAGGAGGAGAAAGCCTGACACTATTGAGGTGCAGCAGATGAAGGCTCAGGCCCGGGAGGAGAAGCACCACAAACAGATGGAGAG GGCCCAGCTggagaatgagaaaaagaagCGAGAGCacgcagagaaagagaaggaaaggataGAGCGCGAGAAAGAAGAGCTCATGGAGAGGCTAAGGCAGATTGAAGAGCAGACGATGAGAGCTCAGAAAG AGCTGGAAGAACAGACTCGCCGGGCAatggagctggagcaggagagaaagagagcgagggaggaggcggagaggctggagagagagaggcaaatgGCTGAGGAGGCCAAGGCAGAGCTGGCTAAACAGGCCGAAGACCAGCAGAAGAACCAGGAgcaactg GCTGCAGAGCTGGCTGAGTTCACAGCTAAGATCACTCTCCTGGAAGacgccaagaagaagaaggaagatgAGGCCACAGAATGGCAGCACAAGGTACGGCATAGACGAGCATGTGCTTCATACTATGGCGTATGTGTCTTTGTCTTACATTGTCCGTTTGCATGTCCCCTCCTGCAGGCTCTGTCAGCCCAGGAGGACTTGGAGAAGACCAAGGAGGAGCTGAAGACCGCCATGACAGTGGTGCCGGCACCTCCGGGCGGCCACGCTGAGAGCGAGCACGATGAGCAGGATGAGAACCACGCAGAGGCCAGCGCCGAGCTGTCCAACGAGGGCGTCAGCCAGCTAGACCTCCGCAGCGAAGAGGCGCGCATCACTGAAGCCCAAAAGAATGAGAGGGTCAAGCAACAGCTGCAG ACATTAAGTTCAGAGTTGGCCGAGGCCAGAGACGAGACCAAGAAGACACAGAACGATGTGCTACACGCCGAGAATGTGAAAGCAGGCCGAGACAAATACAAAACGCTGCGCCAGATTCGACAGGGCAACACGAAGCAGCGCATCGATGAATTTGAGTCCATGTGA